Proteins encoded by one window of Azospirillum thiophilum:
- a CDS encoding DUF2934 domain-containing protein has protein sequence MATKRKTAASAAPATAPAATAAVAAPAAAPVFEAPVESWADTILRTNFASVEQDSIVLLQAASSLLESETPEKVTVALDQNLKLWIAIKTVLLNSDCPVEPEVKANLRNLAQFVVSTTMLATQGTIEERRLISLARLNMNIAEGLLSGQRNRMIQERAYAIWQEEGCPEGREQEHWLRAEAEVSGLFKS, from the coding sequence ATGGCCACCAAGCGCAAGACCGCCGCCTCTGCCGCTCCCGCCACCGCTCCCGCCGCCACCGCCGCTGTCGCCGCTCCTGCCGCCGCGCCGGTGTTCGAGGCGCCTGTCGAAAGCTGGGCAGACACCATCCTGCGGACCAACTTCGCGTCGGTCGAACAGGACAGCATCGTCCTGCTGCAGGCGGCCAGCTCCCTGCTGGAGTCCGAGACGCCGGAAAAGGTGACCGTCGCGCTGGACCAGAACCTGAAGCTGTGGATCGCGATCAAGACCGTCCTGCTGAACAGCGACTGCCCGGTCGAGCCGGAGGTGAAGGCCAACCTGCGCAATCTGGCGCAGTTCGTCGTCTCCACCACCATGCTGGCGACCCAGGGCACGATCGAGGAGCGCAGGCTGATCTCGCTGGCCCGGCTGAACATGAACATCGCCGAGGGGCTGCTGAGCGGCCAGCGCAACCGCATGATCCAGGAGCGCGCCTATGCGATCTGGCAGGAGGAAGGCTGCCCCGAGGGCCGCGAGCAGGAGCATTGGCTGCGCGCCGAGGCCGAAGTCTCCGGCCTGTTCAAGTCATAA
- a CDS encoding DMT family transporter: MTVPPQALSKPHRRIDNAPLGIASMLASVLFFSIMNVLAKLLMDRLPVTEVMFFRSLFALIPVCLAIHLGKGFASTLYTRYPWGHMGRSLIGLTTMVAMFWSFHLLPLGDAIALNFAAPLFLTALSVPLLNEKVGIHRWSAVLVGFAGVLIIVQPSGDVMNLGAIIALAGALTNALAMIAIRQLSRTEPPDTIVFYFTLLTTVLLGLSLPFSWVTPDPLDWLLLLATGLLGGCGQLMLTRAYSLAPAAVVAPLNYTSLLLAVLFGWLLWSEVPTGSMVAGAAVVMASGLYILHRETRRRATPTKPLPPGDGD, translated from the coding sequence GTGACCGTCCCGCCGCAAGCCCTCTCCAAGCCGCACAGGCGCATCGACAACGCACCGCTCGGCATCGCGTCGATGCTGGCGTCGGTGTTGTTCTTCTCGATCATGAACGTCCTGGCCAAGCTCCTGATGGACCGCTTGCCGGTGACCGAGGTCATGTTCTTCCGCAGCCTGTTCGCGCTGATCCCGGTCTGCCTGGCGATCCATCTGGGCAAGGGCTTCGCCTCCACGCTGTACACCCGCTATCCCTGGGGCCATATGGGGCGGTCGCTGATCGGGCTGACCACCATGGTCGCGATGTTCTGGTCCTTCCACCTGCTGCCGCTGGGCGACGCCATCGCGCTGAACTTCGCCGCACCGCTGTTCCTCACCGCGCTGTCGGTGCCGCTGCTGAACGAGAAGGTCGGCATCCACCGCTGGAGCGCCGTGCTGGTCGGTTTCGCCGGCGTGCTGATCATCGTCCAGCCGAGCGGCGACGTGATGAATCTGGGCGCGATCATCGCGCTGGCCGGCGCCCTGACCAACGCGCTGGCGATGATCGCCATCCGCCAGCTGAGCCGCACCGAGCCGCCGGACACCATCGTCTTCTATTTCACCCTGCTGACCACCGTGCTGCTCGGGCTGTCGCTGCCCTTCTCCTGGGTCACGCCGGATCCGCTGGACTGGCTGCTGCTGCTGGCCACCGGGCTGCTCGGCGGCTGCGGCCAGCTGATGCTGACTCGGGCCTATTCGCTGGCGCCGGCCGCGGTGGTGGCGCCGCTGAACTACACCTCGCTGCTGCTGGCGGTCCTCTTCGGCTGGCTGCTGTGGAGCGAGGTGCCGACCGGCAGCATGGTGGCCGGCGCCGCGGTGGTGATGGCGAGCGGCCTCTACATCCTGCACCGCGAGACCCGCCGCCGCGCCACCCCGACCAAGCCGCTCCCCCCCGGCGACGGCGACTGA